The Synergistota bacterium region CAAAACCTTAAACGGTAATGAAATCATCATGGGAGGAAGCATGATCATACCCATTGACATCAGGACACTTGCTACCACCATATCAACAACGATAAAGGGTATATATATCAGAACCCCCATCTCGAAAGCCGTTTTAAGCTCACTTAAGACAAAAGCGGGGATCAACACATAGGTAGGAACATCCTCCCTATTTCTTGGTCTTTTTATCTTTGCCAGTTTAACCATAAGTGCTATATCCTTTTCCCTTGTCTGTTTAAACATAAATTCTCGCAATGGTTTAATCGTGTTATTTAAAGCCTCCTTAGCAGAGATCTTTCCCTTCAGATAGGGTTGAAGAGCATGAGCGTTTATATCCTTCCAAACGGGCATCATCACAAAAAGAGTTAGAAAGAGCGCCAATCCCACGAGTATCTGCGTAGGAGGCATCTGCTGGGTAGCAACCGCGTTTCTTATAAAGGAGAGAACTATAACTATTCTTGTAAACGAGGTAACCATAAGAACGATAGAAGGTGCTAAGGATAAAACTGTAAGTAAAAAAAGAACTTGAAGGCTTAGCGCAACATCACCGGGACCCTTCGCAGGCTCAAAACCCAGCGTGATCTTTGGAACGG contains the following coding sequences:
- the fliP gene encoding flagellar type III secretion system pore protein FliP (The bacterial flagellar biogenesis protein FliP forms a type III secretion system (T3SS)-type pore required for flagellar assembly.), with the translated sequence MSKKRILLFLFLLFLLFGKVAWAQPPPIPVPKITLGFEPAKGPGDVALSLQVLFLLTVLSLAPSIVLMVTSFTRIVIVLSFIRNAVATQQMPPTQILVGLALFLTLFVMMPVWKDINAHALQPYLKGKISAKEALNNTIKPLREFMFKQTREKDIALMVKLAKIKRPRNREDVPTYVLIPAFVLSELKTAFEMGVLIYIPFIVVDMVVASVLMSMGMIMLPPMMISLPFKVLLFVLVDGWDLVVGSLVASFK